The stretch of DNA TATTTGGTATCCGACTGTGGACAAGGGACCATTTAAAGAACAGTTTCCACAACTCCTAACGTTCATGAATGAAAATGGTGTTGAACTTCCAACTTGGTTAACTCAAACCTCAACAGCGCCTTGGTCATCTCGCGAAGCTTTTTATGAAGCGTTTGATGGGCCACAGCTTACTGAACTACGTCAATTTTTAAGCGAACAACTAGCCCTACAAACACGCTTTATTATTTTACGTCTTGAGAAAGCGATACCGATTATTCTTGACAATAGCACTGCGCTTGAACAACTGGTGATCAAGCAGCAACTTACACAACTTTCGACACCTGAAGGTATCTTTACGTTACTTGATTATGTGAACTTTAAAGGTGAGGGAATCAATCTAAGTGAGCGTTATCAAGGACATGGCTGGGGGCTAAAGCAAGTATTACTCGCGATGCCAATCAACTATGAAAATCCACTACGTAGTTTTGGCTTTGCTGCTGATGAAGTACTGACACGACGAGTTAAAAATGCACCTCGTGATGAACTGCGTTGGTTGAAAGGGTGGCGTGTGCGCGTCCATGCTTATCAAAATATTAAAGTCACACGTTAAGTCACTATAAAAATAACTTATCCATTTTAATTATTTATCGGTACAATAGCGTACTTGTTATTTGTTAACTCACTTATTTTAAAGGTCATTATTATGTTGTATCGCATTATGCGCAGTTTCTTATTTATGTTAAACCCTGAAAAAGCACATGATCTTTCGATCAAGCAACTAAAAATGACTCATGGCACCATCTTAGATCTTTTTTATCGTCAAAAAGTGCATCAACGTCCTGTTGAAGTAATGGGGATAACATTTCCAAATTCCTTAGGGCTTGCTGCTGGTTTAGATAAAGATGGTGAATGTATTGATGCCTTTGGTGCGATGGGGTTTGGTCATATCGAAATAGGTACTGTAACGCCTGTGGGCCAACCTGGTAATGAATCTCCTCGTTTATTCAGAGTACTTGAATCTGAAGGTATTATTAATCGCATGGGGTTTAATAACCATGGGGTAGATAACCTTATCAATAATGTTAAGCAAAGTAATTTTAAAGGTGTTATCGGTATTAACATTGGTAAAAATTTTTCTACACCAGTAGAAGAGGGCAAAAATGACTACCTATTGTGTATGGATAAAGTCTATGATTATGCAGGATATATTGCGGTTAATATCTCCTCTCCAAATACTCCAGGGCTTCGCTCTTTACAGTATGGTGAAGCATTAGATGATCTATTGTCTACCTTGAAAACACGTCAGGCGGAGCTGAACAAAAAACACGAAAAGTATGTTCCAATAGCATTAAAAGTAGCGCCTGATTTGAGTGATGAAGAGATTGAGTCAATTGCAAACTCTTTACTTAAATATAAGATAGATGGGTTAATTGCGACTAATACTACTCTAGACAGAAGCATGATAAAAGGAATGTCACATGCCTCGGAAGCGGGTGGCTTAAGTGGGCGCCCTGTGCAAAGCAAAAGTACGCTAGTCATTAAAAAGTTTGCATCGCACTTGAAAGGCGAAATTCCTATTATTGGTGTGGGTGGCATTGACAGTGTTATTGCGGCCAAAGAGAAAATAGATGCAGGCGCAAGTTTAGTGCAAATCTATAGTGGTTTTATTTACCAAGGGCCACCATTAGTAAAACAAATAGTGAACAATATTTGATTAAATACTGTTCAAGGTTTAGTATTTAAGATCTGCAAATTACATCGGGTGAAGTATGGATTTTATACCAAAGTCGAACTGGCAATGGATTTTTGATCATCAAAGATCGCAATTAACATTACAAATGGATGATTATGTTATCGATATCATCTATAAAAGTAGTATGCTCGTTTTACCCGATGCTCAACCTATCCCGTTCACAGTTGAAGATGTAGCACGTTATACACAACTCTTTGAAAGTGATGCGTTAAAAGATTACCAACCTGAATATGCCTGTAAAATAATCTTACATATATTAGCTGTTGAGTTATTTCATAAGCCAATCATGCCTAAGAGCTGGTTATTTACCAGTACTGATAAACCAGCTGTAGACGATTTAGATCTCATGACCCACGTGACGCTGACTGCAAAAGGTGAGCATGAATCTGGGCATTATCTAGTTTTAGAAGATGAACAAGATTTTGTGCTTTGTATGTTATTAGATCATATTCACCAAATAAGCCCACGAAAGTCCTTGCCTCAATTTCAAATTGTTAAGGTAACCAGTGATAAGCTTACCCTAATTAAAAGCAGTACAGACAATAGCTGGCAATCTTTTCAAATAGCGTGAGATCTCATTTAACAGCAATAGTCATCTAATCTACAATGATTCTTTACCTGCATAAAAATTCATTTCGATAACTATATAATGCATATAAATTAACTAATATTGAATTTGTAGTCATACTTTGATTTTTTATAAGTTATTTATTGGTAAATATTCACTTTTCATATGCTTGAACTACTCCTTTAAATTATCTATAAAGAAGCACATTTCTATTAAATTAAAGGTTTTAAATGAATACTGAAACACATGTATCCAATCGCTGGTCTAACAAGTACGCATATATTTTAGCTGCAACGGGAGCAGCTGTTGGACTGGGTAATCTATGGAAGTTCCCATACATAATGGGCGAGAATGGCGGTGGTGCTTTTGTTTTAGTTTACCTACTGTGTATCCTTTTCATTGGTATTCCTGTAATGATGGCTGAAGTTGCTATTGGTAAGCGTGGACGCTCGACACCTGCTAATGCAGCATCAATGGTTGCTAAAGAATCCGGACAATCTTCACATTGGTCAATCATTGGTTCAATGGGGGTTTTAGCTGGTTTCTTAATTTTAAGTTTTTATGTTGTTATTGCTGGTTGGGCTGTTGCTTACGTATTTTATGGGGCGTCTGGCGAGTTTAGCGCTGCTGCTGCAGATGCAAGCACACATGCTGATACTATCGGAAGTATTTTTGGTAATTTAGTTAGTAGCGTACCTCATCTTCTTATCTACACAACATTAATTGTAGTCGCTGTTGTATATGTATTGTCGAAAGGCGTAAAAGACGGCCTTGAAACTGCGGTTACCTACTTAATGCCAGCAATGTTTGTATTATTGGTGGCAATCATGATCTATTCTGCAATCGTAGGTGATTTTGCTGCTGCTTTTGGGTTTATGTTTAACATTGATTTCTCAAAACTGACTATCGAGGGTGTATTAGTGGCACTTGGTCACGCTTTCTTCACCTTAAGCCTAGCGTCAGGTATTATGATGGTTTACGGTGCTTATTTGCCGAAAGATGTTTCAATCGCTAAAACTTCTATTATGATTGCAATTGCTGATACGGTTGTTGCACTGATTGCAGGACTTGCTATCTATCCAATTGTATTTGCTCATGGCTTAGAGCCAAGTGCAGGTCCTGGTTTATTATTCCAAGCATTGCCTATCGCTTTTGGTTCAATGCCAATGGGTGATGTTGTAGGTACACTATTCTTCGTAATGGTTGTATTTGCTGCCTTTACATCTGCTATTGCACTACTTGAATCAGCTGCTGCTTACCTTGTAGAGCGCCAAGGTCTATCACGTGGTAAAGCTGCCGTGGTTGCTGGTCTAGGTATTTGGTTATTAAGTCTATTAACCATCTTCTCTCTTTCTGGTGAGTCATGGACTTTATTAGCATTCATGGGTGAAGGTAAAACAATCTTTGATGGTTTAGATTACCTAACTGCGAATATACTATTACCACTTGGCGGTTTATTAATTTCAGTGTTTGTCGGCTGGTTTATGAAAGATGAAATCGTTAAAGAAGAGTTTAATATCTCTGAAGGTCAGTACAAACTGATCATGGTGTTATTACGCTTTGTTGCACCAATCGCAATTATCTTTGTATTTATTAATGCGATTGGTTTGTTCTAAAACAACCTTCCGTATTAACAGATTAAAAACCGTTAAGTGAAAGCTTAACGGTTTTTTTATACCAGCATAAAAAAAGCAACTCAATGAGTTGCTTTAACTAGCTAAATAGCTCAGCTACTTATACCAAATCCACTAAATAACTGATCAACCTTACTGGTTAAAAGAAGCTATTTCAGCGTTAATAATACCGTAAAGGGAACAACCATTTGCATCAATTTTCGCCTTGAACTAACTCGTTTTTCCTGCGTAATATTTGATCACTGTATTAGCGGAATTGGTATGATTTCGTTTGGTATTAATCTCGCATTGAACTAATCCATTTTGACTGCACGTAAGATAACAAACTTTTTGTTTTCAGTGACTAATTCGCAATTACCAAAGATTCGCTCAAGCTTATCTTGATAATCAAGGTGGCGGTTACCTACGATCACTAATTCTCCATTGTCCTGTAGGCAGAAATGCGCATCATTAAACATGCTCCAAGCGATATGGTCTGTGATCACTTGCTGCTGATGAAATGGAGGGTTACAAAGAATTAAATCGTAGCTACGTGGTTTAAAGCCAACTAAGCCATTATTAACAACGAAGCGAGCTGTGTCACTTTGCTCTTCTTCAAAGTTTTTAATCACGTTGATACGCGCAGAATCAACCGCCATGTAAGACTCATCAATAAAAGTAACCTGTGCATCGGAATAGGTTTCCATTGCACTCATACCAACAACACCGTTACCACAGCCTAAATCGACAATTTTTTCAAATTCACCATCGGGCAGGTTATCCATTAGATAACGACCACCGATATCTAAATGATTGCGTGAGAATACGTTGGCATGGTTATGAATTTTCCATTGCTGTTTTTCAACCTCCCAAGTGGTTGCAATTTCATCTTCTGGCACGTTTTGGCGTTCTACAAGGCTAAAGATAAGGCGAGACTTTTTCTTAGCAAGTGATGTTTTTGTACTACCGATATACTTTTCAAAAAGATCCAATGTTGAGTTGTGGATCATATTAACTTTGCCTGCAGCTACAATGATTGTATCTGGTGCAACAACTGTGCGTAATTGCTGTAGTAAGTACTCAAGGTAAGCATTTGTTTTAGGTACTTTAATCAGTACAATTTTAACATTTTCGGGAAATGTTTGCAGACAGTCTTGAAGGAGAATATTTTCCGTGGCACAGTTATTACGTTGCATATTAAGTTTGATAGAGCTTAACGAAATATAAGAGTCGGTAACGGTAGTGCGTTTGTAGTCTTGAAAGAAACAGCTTAATGCACCAAAACCATCATTGATAATCAATAATTGTCCATCTTCACCTAATTGTTTTTGTAGTTCATTTTCAGTGAAATGATTAATCAGGTATTCATCTGCAGAATCCCATGCTTGGAGTGTCTCTTTTTTATGTCTTGGGTGACGATGCAAAACTAAATTTTGCTCTGCAATCGTTAATAGTTCGTTCATAGAATTTGCCTAAAATTAGGGGTAAGAAGGGTAATAGAGTATTTTAGCTTGCTTCATGTTATTAGGTAAGTAATATCTTTCACTATATGGTTTTAATTCTGGAGTGTTGTGTGTCGTTATTTTATAAAAGCATATCTTTGTTGATAATAGTTGGTTTATTTGGCTGTGATGATAATCGTTTTACTGAAGTTATCGATGATAACTGGATTAAAGAGCCTGAAGTTTGTGAAGAAGACAGTACTGCTGTCAGCTTCAAAAAAGTGGCCTATTGGACACCTGATGAGACCGATAACATTGAGCTCATCAGGTTTAATGCGCTAACACATGTTAATTATACACATATTGCATTTAATGCTGATGGGACATTAGTTACACCAGAAGATATCGAACCACTTGAAGACCTTGTCGCATTAGCACAGGCCGACGGTGCCAAAGTGGGGATTTCACTCGGGGCATGGGCTGAACCTGATGATAGTACATTTAATGCGATCGCCATGGATAATGCATTGATCAACACTTTCATAGATAATATTAGTGATTTCTTGGAAGAATACGAGCTTGATGGTGTTGATCTAAATTGGCAGTCTATCGACTCAGATGAGGAATCAGACAAATTTAAAGCATTGCTTGAAAAACTATCTGAAGAATTGACCGAGCAAGGTAAATATTTAACTATCACTTCTCCTTCTGGTGAAGATGATAAACAGGCAAATAATCTATCTAAAGAACTTTTTGCTTATGTAGATTTTGTTAATGTGATGGCATTCGATTCTACTAATAACGATTCATTACACTCCTCGTTACAAGATGCACAAGACGCCATTACTTATTGGACTGACCGTTGCTTAATTAAAAATAAATTAGTACTGGGTATACCGCTTTATTCTGCTGGCAATGCAGTACGTAGTTATGATTATTTAATCCGTGATGATATTAGCTATGCTTGTTTAGACGAGAGTGAAAGACGTAATTATAACGGTATTCCAACGGTGATAGAGAAAACTAATTATTCGCTATTAAATGCAGGTGGAGTGATGCTTAAATCTTTAGAGCAAGATGTTTATGCACGCAATAATGATGATGTCGATTATAGTGAATATTCAATCGTCAATGTAATTAATGAGACCGTATTGGGCAATACAGTTAGTGTTTGCCAGTGATATAAAATCGGCGCATACTATGCGCCTTTAATATCACTCACTTTTCTTAAGGTATTAACCTATGCCAATTTTAGCCGCGTTAAAAGAGCGTAATAATCAAACATGTGAACTTTGTGGTGCAAGCGATGATCTTGCTATATTTGAAGTGCCACCAGTAAAAGAACCGAATTCAGATAAGTCTGTACTTGTTTGTAAAACCTGCCAATCACAGCTTGATAAAGAAGTAGCCATGGATAATAACCATTGGCGATGCCTCAATGATAGTATGTGGAGTCAAGTGCCAGCGGTGCAAGTGACTGCCTTTCGATTGTTAACGCGTTTAGCTAAAACTGAAGGCTGGGCTCAAGACCTATTGGATATGTTTTACATGGAAGATGAAACAAAAGCTTGGGCTGAATATGGTGTTGCTGCTGATAATATCGAAGAAGTCGCTCCAACGCGTGATTCAAATGGTACTGTATTAGCAGCTGGAGATAATGTTACTTTAATTAAAGATTTGGAAGTAAAAGGTGCTGGTTTTACTGCTAAACGTGGTACTCCGGTTCGTAATATTTCAATTTTAGACAACCCAGAGCAGATTGAAGGGCGTGTCAATGGCGTTCGCATCGTACTACTCACTTGTTATCTAAAGAAAATGCCTCTTTTTGAAGATTAATCCTTAAGCAACTTATTATTTTAAAAGCCTATTTTGTGATTTGTATTGTAACTTTCATACAAATGCCAACCTAGGTTTTTTTATATCTGCCATAATCGCAGTTACATTTATTTTACATGGAGTTCAGTATGTTGGAATACATCGCACTCGCCATTTTAGTGTTCGCAGCAGTGACACTTTTTTATGGCATTATCGTTATTCACGATATCCCCTATGAGATAGCCAAGCATCGCAATCATCCACAGCAGGATGCGTTGCATGTTGCAGGGTGGATTAGTTTATTTACCCTACATGTTCTTTGGCCTTTCCTATGGATTTGGGCAACATTATATCGTGAAGACAGAGGTTGGGGCTTCAATAACCCAAGCCAAACTTCAACCACTGATAAAAGCGAAAATGAAGAAAAACTTCAATCGTTAAATGAGCGTATTACCCTTTTAGAGGAACAATTAGCGCAACAGTTAGAAAAAAAAGAAGCTGATATCGCTGCTGAACAAAAATTATCACATGATTCATTTAGTGATATAGAAAGCAGTATTATTGCGTCGCAAGAAGGAAATAAATAATGGATTTGTTACTTATATTAACTTATGCGGCTATCGCAATCACTGTTTTTAAAGTGTTTAAGATTCCTCTAAATAAGTGGACAGTGCCTACCGCAGTGCTTGGTGGTGTTGTATTGATCGGTACCTTGATCATGCTAATGAATTACAACCATCCTTATTCAGAAACTACTCGCGAATACTTTGTATCTACTCCAATTGTTCCTGCGGTACGTGGCAAGGTTGTCTCAGTGAATGTTGAACCAAATGTACGCATTCAAAAGGGGCATCTTTTATTTACCATTGATCCTGTACCCTTTCAAAATAAAGTCGATGCTTTAACTGCACAATTAGTGTCTGCTGATCTGGATTACAAAAGAGCACTTGAACTCAAAAAAAGAAATATTGGCAAGCAACGTGATGTTGATATAACTAAAGCAAAAGTGG from Psychromonas sp. psych-6C06 encodes:
- the pyrD gene encoding quinone-dependent dihydroorotate dehydrogenase, with translation MLYRIMRSFLFMLNPEKAHDLSIKQLKMTHGTILDLFYRQKVHQRPVEVMGITFPNSLGLAAGLDKDGECIDAFGAMGFGHIEIGTVTPVGQPGNESPRLFRVLESEGIINRMGFNNHGVDNLINNVKQSNFKGVIGINIGKNFSTPVEEGKNDYLLCMDKVYDYAGYIAVNISSPNTPGLRSLQYGEALDDLLSTLKTRQAELNKKHEKYVPIALKVAPDLSDEEIESIANSLLKYKIDGLIATNTTLDRSMIKGMSHASEAGGLSGRPVQSKSTLVIKKFASHLKGEIPIIGVGGIDSVIAAKEKIDAGASLVQIYSGFIYQGPPLVKQIVNNI
- a CDS encoding cell division protein ZapC domain-containing protein, with translation MDFIPKSNWQWIFDHQRSQLTLQMDDYVIDIIYKSSMLVLPDAQPIPFTVEDVARYTQLFESDALKDYQPEYACKIILHILAVELFHKPIMPKSWLFTSTDKPAVDDLDLMTHVTLTAKGEHESGHYLVLEDEQDFVLCMLLDHIHQISPRKSLPQFQIVKVTSDKLTLIKSSTDNSWQSFQIA
- a CDS encoding sodium-dependent transporter; protein product: MNTETHVSNRWSNKYAYILAATGAAVGLGNLWKFPYIMGENGGGAFVLVYLLCILFIGIPVMMAEVAIGKRGRSTPANAASMVAKESGQSSHWSIIGSMGVLAGFLILSFYVVIAGWAVAYVFYGASGEFSAAAADASTHADTIGSIFGNLVSSVPHLLIYTTLIVVAVVYVLSKGVKDGLETAVTYLMPAMFVLLVAIMIYSAIVGDFAAAFGFMFNIDFSKLTIEGVLVALGHAFFTLSLASGIMMVYGAYLPKDVSIAKTSIMIAIADTVVALIAGLAIYPIVFAHGLEPSAGPGLLFQALPIAFGSMPMGDVVGTLFFVMVVFAAFTSAIALLESAAAYLVERQGLSRGKAAVVAGLGIWLLSLLTIFSLSGESWTLLAFMGEGKTIFDGLDYLTANILLPLGGLLISVFVGWFMKDEIVKEEFNISEGQYKLIMVLLRFVAPIAIIFVFINAIGLF
- a CDS encoding methyltransferase yields the protein MNELLTIAEQNLVLHRHPRHKKETLQAWDSADEYLINHFTENELQKQLGEDGQLLIINDGFGALSCFFQDYKRTTVTDSYISLSSIKLNMQRNNCATENILLQDCLQTFPENVKIVLIKVPKTNAYLEYLLQQLRTVVAPDTIIVAAGKVNMIHNSTLDLFEKYIGSTKTSLAKKKSRLIFSLVERQNVPEDEIATTWEVEKQQWKIHNHANVFSRNHLDIGGRYLMDNLPDGEFEKIVDLGCGNGVVGMSAMETYSDAQVTFIDESYMAVDSARINVIKNFEEEQSDTARFVVNNGLVGFKPRSYDLILCNPPFHQQQVITDHIAWSMFNDAHFCLQDNGELVIVGNRHLDYQDKLERIFGNCELVTENKKFVILRAVKMD
- a CDS encoding glycosyl hydrolase family 18 protein; the protein is MSLFYKSISLLIIVGLFGCDDNRFTEVIDDNWIKEPEVCEEDSTAVSFKKVAYWTPDETDNIELIRFNALTHVNYTHIAFNADGTLVTPEDIEPLEDLVALAQADGAKVGISLGAWAEPDDSTFNAIAMDNALINTFIDNISDFLEEYELDGVDLNWQSIDSDEESDKFKALLEKLSEELTEQGKYLTITSPSGEDDKQANNLSKELFAYVDFVNVMAFDSTNNDSLHSSLQDAQDAITYWTDRCLIKNKLVLGIPLYSAGNAVRSYDYLIRDDISYACLDESERRNYNGIPTVIEKTNYSLLNAGGVMLKSLEQDVYARNNDDVDYSEYSIVNVINETVLGNTVSVCQ
- a CDS encoding alkylphosphonate utilization protein; amino-acid sequence: MPILAALKERNNQTCELCGASDDLAIFEVPPVKEPNSDKSVLVCKTCQSQLDKEVAMDNNHWRCLNDSMWSQVPAVQVTAFRLLTRLAKTEGWAQDLLDMFYMEDETKAWAEYGVAADNIEEVAPTRDSNGTVLAAGDNVTLIKDLEVKGAGFTAKRGTPVRNISILDNPEQIEGRVNGVRIVLLTCYLKKMPLFED
- a CDS encoding DUF3302 domain-containing protein; the protein is MLEYIALAILVFAAVTLFYGIIVIHDIPYEIAKHRNHPQQDALHVAGWISLFTLHVLWPFLWIWATLYREDRGWGFNNPSQTSTTDKSENEEKLQSLNERITLLEEQLAQQLEKKEADIAAEQKLSHDSFSDIESSIIASQEGNK